TTTGGAACTCTACAAGGATCAAGTGCCTGGATCAAATACCATGGGAGATAGAGGCCACAAAAACTTAGTGTAAAGTCTGATTTTCATGATCATCGTTCCCGAAAACTATTCACATTTCAAATCTATTTAACATTACTTAGTTAGCCTTGGATGACTGGATTAGAAGCATTCAGTAAACACAACAAAGGTGGGACAAGATAGTGGAGTCCCAGATTTAAATGGGCCTGCCTTTTCAAGGCAGTTGTAGCCTTAAAGGCAGAGATTATTCACACAAGTTCCAATCCAATCTTTCACTGGAAGAGCTAATGATAAATGGACCACAGAtctaaaatcaattaaaagGTTTGCATGGTATGAATGATTCAGACAACAAAAAGAGATAAGCACAAAtgggggaagaaaaaaaaaaatcgtaccTACAAATACTCGCAAATGCAAATACTTCATCCTCCAACCCCCAACAATCCTGCAGAACAATATCCCTAACAGCCTCACACACCAAGAACAATGCTCTCACGCCATGCTTATCCCTCACTTGACACCGCCGTAAATGCAACTCCTCAATGGTGGGACAAAATCCCAAGTGCTCATCAGGGCCGGGGCTTGAATCAATGTCCTTGCAAGACTGAAGCGTCAAAGTCTTCAAATTCCCACAAAAGGGCAGAGAAGCCAACCACCCACCATCCATCCTATGATCATTGAGAGTCAACTCCTCAAGCATTTGGCAACACTGCCCAATTGCCTTAATCCCATCATAGCTCCCTTCACACCCACAAAGCTCAAGCTTCACTAACCTCCTACACCCCTGAGCTAAAATTGTCAACCCAATATCCGAAATCACTGCCTTGTAAAACCCATCAACGCAAGCAATCAATTTCACAATCTGCAAGTTCCTACACGCACGAATTCCCTTCAATGCCAAGTCTCCACAACAATGCAGCTCCAATTCCTGCAGTGTTTGACAATCCTCAGCAATCCTCAACAACCCATTTTCACTCGCACCTATAACCGCAATTCGGCGCAAATTCGGGTACGAACTGGCAATCAACCTGAGCCCATCATCCACCACACTGTTCTTCAACACATCACTTTCCTCAATAAACCCATTTGGGCTGAAAAGCGAATCGATATGAACAGTCAAAGCCTTCCTCGTCACAAGAATCCCTGAATTCCGCGGAGACCGAATGCAAGCATGGACGATATCAAACTCAGTGAGGTTCGGGAACCGGGCGAAGACCCGACCCGAGTCCAAAAACCCCCAATCAAAGACCTTTACAGATTGCACCAAGCGGCCATGGAGGTACAGCCAGCGCTTGCAGACAAGGGAGTTGGGGAGGTACTGGGAAATTGGGAGCTTGGCGAAGATGGAGAGGAGAAGCTCATCGGATAAGAGGGAGGTGGAATCTGGTCCGGGAGGGTCTAGGGTAAGGGAATTGAACCCAGAAGAGAGGTCAGGCTCAGAGTGAGGAGAAGGTGAAGCAGttgaaggagagagagagctgtaGTGGTGGTGGCCCTGAAGCTGCATCTTCATGATAACATACTTGAGAGCTTGGTCTGGGAGACTCAATGGCCTCGGCCTCTTCAGAACTTGTGACTTTGTTGGGCTACCAGATTTTCTGTCTGGTGAATATGACATTTATCAAAGCTCaagagaaagcaaagaaaaagagtaaaagcaaataaattaattaaaaaaagctcactaattagggttagggtttgcaAAAATTCTAATCTTTTGTTAAtcacaatctctctctctctgtctttctctctctacattCTGGAAAAAAGATTGGATTTTGGATAAATGAAGTGTGTGTGAAATGTTAATGTAAGTGAGGAAGAAAAACGATTCTGTTATCCAGTGCAGCGCCACCGACGGTTAACTAAAACTAGAGGTGAAATTCATTAGCCAAAACGAAGTATTGATGACGTGGAACGAGATCATTGGAGGATGTAGTTATAACGAGTGGAGTAGTTGGTAGAGGATCAGTTGTGATCTTGTTGTTGGTTTTGGGCTGGGAATGATCAACAAATGAGTCCTTGGCATCATATAATTCGGAGGCGATAACGAGAGAATCATTCGagtttgaaaacaaattaaaagttTGTCTCATGTGAGGGGTAACAAAATTTGGCTGTGTTTGGAAAGTACAACTCAAAACTCCCAAGTCCtaccttaaataaaaacaagtacACCTCAAATTACTTTTTTAAGGATAAACATGCTATCTTTTGCCCTTTATTTCCAcgtaataatataataattgcatttttctttttttcctttttgtgctttttttcttttgcaggtGTAATCAAGAAGAGAGTAAAGTGAGCAATGAAACCTATATCATTGTTGTTGGATTGCATTTTAGGATTGATGATCGGATATGGAAAGGATCATTTAATTTTGGAATGCTAAATCTATGAGATATTACTCAAAAGAGTTGTGTTTTGGTTGGGTTTTGATTACAATTTCAATTGATGATCGCTCGTGTTAATAAGAGTTtagataaaaaaattcaactaaGTTTTTTGATATCATTATTGGGTTCAACCATGATTATTATCCAATAATATgaatcaatttaatttataatttttcagATATTGAATTATAGATTGTAACGTGACTCTCATGTAACTttttgatctctctctctgttatATACATATGGTTtggttaattaattagtaactCCAAGTGAAGCACTTAATTATCAAcccattatttgattattgaATAATAATTTGAGGGCATGCTACTTTTATTTGATAGCGTGACGTTATGAATAATTAATGTTCGAATCACCAAACTTATTCAAGTTTCATTCACCAAAGCTGTTGCCATATAATATAGTAatgattatttatttctaCTGATAACAAGTATTTGGTAAACAAGTATGAATTCTTC
The Prunus dulcis chromosome 2, ALMONDv2, whole genome shotgun sequence DNA segment above includes these coding regions:
- the LOC117617252 gene encoding F-box protein At5g51370-like encodes the protein MSYSPDRKSGSPTKSQVLKRPRPLSLPDQALKYVIMKMQLQGHHHYSSLSPSTASPSPHSEPDLSSGFNSLTLDPPGPDSTSLLSDELLLSIFAKLPISQYLPNSLVCKRWLYLHGRLVQSVKVFDWGFLDSGRVFARFPNLTEFDIVHACIRSPRNSGILVTRKALTVHIDSLFSPNGFIEESDVLKNSVVDDGLRLIASSYPNLRRIAVIGASENGLLRIAEDCQTLQELELHCCGDLALKGIRACRNLQIVKLIACVDGFYKAVISDIGLTILAQGCRRLVKLELCGCEGSYDGIKAIGQCCQMLEELTLNDHRMDGGWLASLPFCGNLKTLTLQSCKDIDSSPGPDEHLGFCPTIEELHLRRCQVRDKHGVRALFLVCEAVRDIVLQDCWGLEDEVFAFASICRRVKLISLQGCSLLTTGGLESVLLCWKELQRLRVVSCNNITDSETTPALATLFSVLKELTWRPNTRSLLSSSLAGTGVGLKGGRFFKSLKP